The window GAACGGGTTCCGTCCGATCTCGGCCATGTTCGCCGTGAGGAACAGGACGAACGCGAACGGGTTCACGAAGGCGTACCAGGCCGGGATGTCGATCCCGGCGATCGTCACCAGCGTCGTCGTCTGCGCGCCGACGATGCCGCTCATCTGGAGGGTGCCCGCGAAGATCACGACCGACATCGCCGTGACGATGAGCGGGATCTCGTACGCGAGGTTCTGCGCGACGGCGCGGAGCCCGCCGAGCAGGGAGTACTTGTTGTTCGACGCGTAGCCGGCCATCACCAGCGAGATCGAGGCGATGGAGGCGAACGCGAACACCAGCGCGAACCCGACTTCGGGGTCGGCGAGGTGGAAGTTGATCGGGCCGAGGCGACCCATCGGGATCACGGAGAATCCGAGCAGCGCAGAGGCGGGAAGGATGATCGGGGCGATGTCCCACGAGGGACGGTCGACGCCTTCGGGGACGATAAGCTCCTTCGCGAGCAGCTGGACGGCTGACGCCGGGATGATCAGGAGGCCGAACGGCCCGATCCGGTTGACCGCGATCCGGTCGGTGAACGCCGCCGTGATCTTCCGTTTCGCCCACGGACCGGCGACGCCGGTGAACGCGAGGACGATGTTTCCGACGACGGCCGCCGCGATCAGCGCCGCGACGACCTCGCCGAGCACGCCCGGCAGCCCGAACGTCTCGACGAGGAACTCGGGGAACAGCTGTGCGGGTGCCGTCCCCATCAGCGGTCCACCTCCCCGAGAACGATGTCGAGGCTCCCGAGCGCCGCGATGACGTCAGGGATGTACTCGCCGTTGGCCATCTCCGGCAGCGTCTGGAGGTTCGAGAAGCACGGCGACCGGATCTTGAACCGGCCCGGCTTGTCGGTGCCGTCGGAGCGGATGTAGATGCCGAGCTCGCCCTTGGCGCCCTCGACGGCGCGGTAGATCTCGGCGTCGTCGTCCGGGCGGAGCGTGCGGGGCACGTTCGCCTGAATCGTCCGTTCGTCCTCCGGCCAGTCCTCGAGCAGGTCGACGCACTGCTCGATGATCTTCGCGGACTCCTCGACCTCGCGCATCCGGACGAGCAGCCGGCTGAAGTTGTCGCAGCCGTCCTCGGTGACGACGTCCCAGTCGAGTTCGTCGTAGTAGCCGTACGGGTCGTCGCGACGCAGGTCGTAGTCGATCCCCGAGCCGCGGGCGACGGGACCGGTCGCGCCGTAGTCCTTCGCGACGTCCGGCGGGAGGATTCCCGTGTCGATCGTCCGCATCTGGAAGATCTCGTTGGAGGTGACGAGGTTGTGGTACTCCTCGACGGACTCCGGCAGCTGGTCGAGGAAGTCGCGGGTCTTCGAGAAGAACTCCTCGCGCGGCTCCGGCAGGTCCCAGACGACGCCGCCGAGCCGGAAGTAGTTGAACATCAGCCGCTGGCCCGTCAAGTCCTCCAGCAGGTCCTGGACGCGCTCGCGGTCGTTGATCGCGTACATGAACGTCGCCGTGAAGTCGCCGTTCACGTCGAGCGCGAACGTCGCGAGCGCGAGCATGTGCGCGGCGATCCGGCACATCTCCGCGCCCATCGTCCGGATGACCTGCGCGTACTCCGGCACCTCGATGTCGGCGAGGTCCTCGGCCGCGCGGGCGTACGCCCACTCGTTGAGCAGCCCCGCCGAGATGTAGTCCCAGCGGTCGGGGTACGGCATGATCTGGTGGCGGTAGGTGCCGGACTGCGCCATCTGCTCCTCGCTGCGGTGGAGGTAGCCGATGTCGGGCTCGACGTCGACGACCTGCTCGCCGTCGAGGATCGTCTTCAGGTGGAGCACGCCGTGGGTCGCCGGGTGGTGCGGCCCGATGTTGAGGAACATCGTGTCGGACTCGGCGTCCTTGTGGTGTTCCTGCAGCGGGTTCGCGTGCTCGGGCAGCGTGGCGATCTGGGGCCGGTCCTTGTCGTAGTCCATCGACAGGGGGTGGCCCTGCCACGTCTCCGGCAGCAGAATCCGGCGCAGGTCGGGGTGGTCGTCGTACTCGATGCCGATCAGGTCGTACGCCTCCCGCTCGTGCCAGTCGGCGGTGCGGAAGACGGGCTCGGCCGACTCCGAGACCGGGTCGTCCTTGTCGGCGGGCACGACGACGCTGACCTCCTGGGTCGGGTCGTCGAACTTCTTCAGGTGGTAGATCGACTCGTAGCGGTTCTCGTACTCCTGGGCGGTGACGACCGAGAGGTGGTCGTACCCCGCCTGTTCTTTCAGGATCGAGAGCGTCTCCTGGACGGTGTCTGGGCGGATAACGAAGCCGGGAGCGTTCAGGTGGTCGTCGCGGTCGACGACCAGGTCGCCCAGGAGGGCCTCCAGCTCGTCGGGGGTGCGCTCCGGCACCGCGTCGTCGGTGGTGTCCGGTCGTTCGAGGCTCATGGTGAATCAGCGAAGTTGTACCGCATGACGAGTTCGTCGTCGTCGATCTGGTCGGCGAGCTTGTCGACGAGCTCGTCGCGCTCGAGGTCGGAGAACTCCTCCAGCTCGTACGGCTTGACCGTCACGGGCGCGGCCTCGCCGTTGGCGACGCGCTCCTGCAGCTTCACGACGCCGTACACGAGGGCCTCAGGACGCGGCGGACAGCCGGGGACGTGGATGTCGATCGGGATGACCTCCTCGGCGCCCTTGATGACGTTGTACCCCTCCTGGAACGGACCGCCGGAGATGGTACACGAGCCCATGCCGACGACGAACTTCGGCTCGGGCATCTGGTCGTACACGCGCTTCATCCGCGGCGCGAACTTCGAGACGATCGTCCCGGGGACGATCATCACGTCGGCCTGTCGCGGCGACGCGCGGGGGACCCCGCTCCCGAACCGGTCGAGGTCGTGTTTCACGGCGTAGGTGTGCATCATCTCGATGCTGCAGCAGGCGATACCGAACTGCAGCATGAACATCGAGGAGCCGCGACACCAGTTCAGGAACTTGTCGAACTTAGTGAGGATGAACGGCGAGGAGCCGAACGCCTCGCGGAGCCGAGAGTTGAACCGGTCTCCCTGCCCGGTCATCCGGGCGTCTCGGGTCTCCGTTACCACTTGCGATTCGTCTGTGATGAATGGTTGATCGCTGCTCATTAGTTGAGGTCACGCTCCGTTTTTCTCCTGGACGCGCGGGGGCTCCGGGCCCAGCTGATCGCCCCCGACCGCCACGCCCAGACGAGCCCGATCGCGAGGATCCCGACGAAGGCCAACATCGGCCACAGCAGGGCGGTCATCGGCACGCCGGCCTCGATCGCCGGGCGGTAGATGACGGCCCACGGGAACAGTAACACGGTCTCGATGTCGAACACGACGAACAACAGCGCGACCATGTAGTACTGGATGTTGAACCGGATCTTCGTCCCGCCAGTCGGGGTCTCGCCGGACTCGTAGGTGGTGCTTTTACCGGTCTCAGGCACGCTCGGACGGAGCAACGCCGACACGGTCATCATCCCGATGGGGATGAGCAGGCCGACGGCCGCCAAGGCGCCGATCGCTATCCAATCGCTCATATAGGTCTCCGTAACGTGCTGGCGTTTGGACCGACCCCTCATAAGCGTTGAGTCTTCAGGGCAGCGGCCCGAGGCCACCGCAGACGGCCGCGAAACCGTTCAACGCCCGATCCGGCAGTCGTCAGTTCGCCCGCGAGACCGGTTGTCAACGACTTCGAGAGACGGGTCGCCGACGACTTACTCCTCGCCGCGCGCGCGGAACCCGTCGATGCCGAGGTCGTGGAGGTCGGCGGAGTCGGCGGCGACGCCGCCCTTGAGGTCCTCGTGGTACGCGACGAGTCGATCCTCGATCGCGTCGTGCTCGCGCGCGAGCACCTGCGCGGCCGAGAGGGCGGCGTTGAACGACTTCCCGGCGTCGACGGCGACGATCGGGGCGCCGGTGGGCATCCCGATGACCGAGTCGACGGACTTCTCTTGGACCGGCACCCCGATGACGGGGATCGGGTACGCGATCGACGCCGTCATGTTCGGGAGGTCGGCCGACTTCCCGCCCGCCCCGGCGATGATCACGTCGAGACCGCGAGCGCGGGCGGTCTCTCCGTACGCGTACATGAGCTCGGGGGTGCGGTGCGCGGAGACGACGTAGCTCTCGTAGGTGAACCGCGCGTCCGGGGCGTCGCCGAAGTCGGTCTGTTCGGCGAACCCGAGCTCGTCGAGCGCCTCGTACGCGCCCTCCATGACGGGGAGGTCCGAGTCCGACCCCATGATGATCCCCACGTCCGGGGTGGTCTCCGGGTCGGCGTCCGCCGCCGCCTCCGCTTCGATCCGGTCGATGAGGTCCTGCACCGTGGTCATGGGCGTGGGTTCGACGGAGGTCGGTAAGGAAGTGCCGGATATCGCGCGAGCGTCGGGCGTCGCGGAACGTCAGGCGTCCCGAAACGTCAGCTCGTCGCGGAGCGCTCGGGCCCGCGAGAGCAGCGCGTCGCGGTCGACGTCACCGTCAGCGGTCGCGTCGTCGCTTCCGACTGTCGCCGTCAGGTGCCCCATCTTCCGGAGCGGGCGCGCGTCGTCTTTCCCGTACCAGTGGAGGTCGGCGTCGGGCGCGGCGAGGACGGCGTCGACCCCGCGGAGCGTCGCCGGCTCGGTCTCGTCCACGTCGCCCAGGACGTTGGCCGTGACCGCGGGCGCGACGAGGTCGGTCGGGCCGAGCGGCCAGCCGAGCACGGCCCGGACGTGGTTCTCGAACTGCGACGTGCGCGCGCCCTCGATCGTCCAGTGGCCGGAGTTGTGGGGGCGGGGCGCGATCTCGTTAACCAAGACCTCGCCCTCGCGGGTCTCGAACAGCTCGATCCCGTAGACGCCGCGGCCGTCGAGGAACTCCAACACGTCGCGGGCGACCGACTCCGCCTCGGCGACGACCGCGTCGTCGGCCCGGGCCGGGGCGACGCTCTCTCGGAGGATCTCCTCTCGGTGGATCGTCTCCGTGACCGGGTAGGTCCGCGTCTCGCCGTCTGCCCCCTTCAGGCCCATCACGGCGATCTCGCGCTCGAAGTCGAGGAGCTCCTCGGCCATCGCGTTCCCGCCGACCTCGTCGAGCGCGTCGGCGGCGTCGGCGGGGTTCTCGACGGGGACGTTCCCGCGGCCGTCGTAGCCGCCCTCGCGGGCCTTCAGCATGACGCCCCCGAACTCCTCGACGACGCGTTCGAGCCCCTCGGCGGTCGCGACTGCGACGAACTCCGGGACGGGGATGCCGGCGTCGGCGAGCGCCTCCTTCTGCACCAGCTTGTCCTGGATCGTCTCGAGGGTGCCGGGGTCCGGCTGCACCGGCACGTCGTGCTCCGCGCTCGCCACGGCCAGCAGCTCCGGATCGGCCAGCTCGATCTCGAAGGTCAGCGCGTCGACGCGGCTCGCCAGCTCGTGGACCGCGTCGGGGTCGTCGAAGTCCCCGACGATCTGGTCGCTCACGACGGGAGCGGCCGGGCAGTCCGGCGTCGGGTCGAGCACGACGACCTCGACGCCGAGCCGCGCGACCGCCTCGCCTATCATCCGGCCCAGCTGTCCGCCGCCGACGACGCCGAGCGTCGGTCCCGGCAGAGTGATCGACATGCGCGGCCGTACCCGACGTTGCTGCATAAATATTCCCACATGGCACGGATAAATAGCCATGTTCGTGGATATGCCGTGCTGCGCTGTCGAGATTCCTCTCCCCCTAGATACGTTACGGTACGACCAAATACTTCTGAGCGACGGCGACACTCATTTATAAATCCCGCCGCGGTGGCGCGTGCCTCCGAGTGGCCGCCCTTGGCGGCCACGAGGAGCGCGCGCGAGGGACGCCGCGAGCGCAGCGAGCGGCGAGGCTGGGGAGGTGTGAGGTGCGGTTGCTGTGCGGTCGGGGAGGCCTCAAAGGGGCAGTCGCGAGGGCGACGCACGGCGACGCAAGGACCGCAGGGAGGGAGCGAAGCGACTGACCGAGGACCGCAGCGAGCCGCGCGAGTCCTCGCGACTGGGGCTTTGGAGGTGTTCACCGGCGATCCGTTTGTAGTCGCATATGACCGAGCGGCTGGGGCTTTAGAGGCCTCACCGCGGTATCGTCAATCACACATAAACAGCCGACGGGAACACCGCTTTTTATATAAATGATCGACCTCCGCGACTCACTCCCGAGATCGATCGCAGTTATATCTGTACTGAACGATCGAGAATACGAGAACCGTCTCCCGCTGAGGATTTAAATAGCACTGAGTACGGACAGAAAGGCTCGGTATCCCTACAGCTCGACCGTCGCGAGGTCGCTCTCCAACTCTCCCACGAACTCGTTGTACGCGTCGACGAATCCGCGGAAGGAGTCGGCGTACTCGCGGACGTCGGCCGCGGAGGGCGCCTCGTACTGCGAGAGGAGATAGAGCCCGCCGGAGCCGCCTACCCGGAGATACGAGACGGTCCCCTCGTCCCACTTCAGCTCCCAGCGGTCGCCGTCGACGCGGGCGGTGTAGGTCCCGTAGTCGTCGCCCTCGTACCGGTGGATCTCGCCGGCCATGACGGTGCAGGCCTCGCGGATCGCGTCCAGCACGCGGTCGCGCTCGGCGACGACCCCGTCGGTCGAGGCGGGCTCCGGAAACTCGGCGCTCACGCCGTCGAGGACGCCCGACAGCGACGCGACGTACTCGTTCCAAGCGACGACGAAGTTCGCGTAGTCGTCGAGGGCGGCCGCGAGGTCCTCCGGGTCCGGCGGCTGCTTCGTCGAGATGACGTATACGTCGGAGCCGGACTTCGGCGAGAACAGCAGGAACTCCAGCTCTCCGGCCTCGTGTTTGACGGTCCACGTCCCGCCGGGCGTCGACAGCTCCCGACGGCCGTAGTCGCCCCCTTGGAGCTTGGCGAGTTGGTAGGCGATCGTTCCGGCGTGGTCGCGGACCGCGGCGACGAGCTCGTCGCGCCGGTCGGCGACCGCGTCCGTGTCGCGCACGTCGAGGTCGAGCCCGAGGTCGGCGTGGGTGGTCACGACCGATCTGGGCGCCACAAGCGGTTAATCGGTTCGGGTGGATGAAGTCCCCGCCGGCCCCGCCCGACGGGATGGGGTCACGCGATCGACTCCCGGATCTCCCGGATCCGCGCCGGTTCGTCGATCCCCGAGCGCAACACGACGGCGAACACCGCCTCGCCGTCCGGATCCGGCGCGTCCCCGCTCAGTATCGCGTCCGACCCGGTCTCCTCCGCGATCCATCGCCGGCCGTCGGCGATCGCCTGGCGGTTGAGCCACGGCGGCGGCCCGCCGACGACGAGCAGGGTCCGGTCCGCGCGCCCCTCGCGGACCTCGACCGTCGACTTCCCGCGGGTCGCCTTCCGGATCGCCGTCTCGATCGCCGACACCGCGGCGCTGGCGTCGACCTCGGCGGGCTCGTCCGAACCGAACAGCCCGAGCCCGAACCGCGACCCCGACTCCGGCGGGTCGACCGCCTGCGCGGCGTGGCCGACCGCGGCGAGCTCCCCGTCGTCACCGAGCACGCGGGCGACGTCGCTCGCGTCGAGCACCTGCTGCGGGGTCGACGTCCCGGCGTCCGACTCGCCGGCCCCGAACAGCGCCGCGGTCCGCTCGACGACGACCTCGTTCAGCCGGTCCCGAGCGTCGGCGAGGGTCTCCCCCGGGCGGAGCCACGCGTCGTTGTCGAAGGGGAACACGGCCGCACAGCGGTCGGAGAGGGCGTCGAGCGTCCGGGCCGCGTTCTTCTCCGCGAGCGGTCGCCGGGGCTCGCGCTCCCCGGGATCAGTCGCGCTCCCGCGGACGGGGTCGACCTCGCTGGCCGCCGACTCCGCCGGCGTCGGGAGCAGCCCGACGGCGTACACCGGCGCGTCGTAGAGACGCGACAGTTCCTCCGCGAGCGCGGGTGCCGCGCCCGCGCCCGCGGCGCCGCCGAGGCCGACGACGAGCACGAACGCCTCCGCGATCGACGGGTTCTCGTCGTCCATGACGCGACCGAGCTCGCTCGCGTGGGCCTCGCCGAGCCGGCGGCCGGCGTGGAGATCGCCGTCGAGGCCGCTCCCGTCGGCGGCATCGCCGAAGCGGTAGCGGCGCGACTCGTCGAGCGACCGGAGAGAGTCGAGGGCCGCCGCGTCCGTGTCGAACGCGTTGATCCCCTGCAGGAACCGGTCGCCGCCGTGGTCGGCCGCGAGCCGGTCGGCGATCCGGCCACCGGCGCCGCCGAGACCGATGACGTGAAGGCGCATACGTCACCCCGGTCGGCGAGCGGGGGCTTATCTCTTCGGCTCGACGGCGCAGGCGTCCCTTCGGCTCGGTGACACGGGAGACCCGCGCGCCAGCGCCGCCGTCGGTCAGAACTCGTCGAGCCGCCGTTGGCCTCGAGAGACCGCGGCGGAGCGACCGTCTGTACCGGTCTCGTCTGGGTCGGCGCCGAGCAACCGGATCAGCGCCGTGTCGGCGAACGTGAGCGCGAGCACCAACACGATCGGCGCGAGGAACAGGCCGTGGAAGCCGAAGACGACGGGGCCGAAGATGTACGCGAGCATGAGCAGCCCGACGTGAGTCGTCTTCCCGCTGAAGTACGGCCGGAGCACGATGTCGGGGATCGTGTCGACGACGACCGCCGCGACGACGAGGAAGCCGGCCACGTAGGCGAGCAGCGCGAAGTCGCCGCCGAGCACCGTCGGCACCGAGGCCGCCGCCGCCAGCGGGAGGTACACGATCTTCATCCCGATCACCGGAATCAGGCTCGCGATTCCGGTGAGCGCGCCCGCGAGCGCCGGGTACGGGACCTCGACCGGCGCCGGCGCGATCACGTTGTAGGCGGTGTACGTGACGACCGCGATGATGGAGATGGCGATGACGTTGAGCAGGTTCCCGTACAGCACCGCCTCCAGCTCGGCGTCGACCGTTTCGAGATACTCGCGGACCACCGCGTCGTCGTCGAATCTGAGCAGCCACTCGTGGAACTTCGACCCGTCGAGCAGCAGGTAGTACGTGACGACGACGACGATCAGGAGGTTGAGCGCGAGCCCGCCGAGCGTGCTCGCCAGCAGCCCCGCCTGCTCTGAGACGAACTCGATCAGCGGGTCGAGCTGGCCGGAGCGGTAGGCGGCGACGACCCCCTCGAGCGTCGGATTCGAGAGCTGTGCCAAGTCCCCGACCCAGGAGTTCTCGGCGCCGACCGTCTCGGCGACCGGATACCGCTCGATGAACCGGCGTGCCTCGATCAGCGACAGCAGTACGGTGTAGCTCAACAGGCCGATCAGCGGGACCCCGATGAGCGACAGGGAGACGACGGCCCGGACGCGTGCGGGGAGCCGAAACCGTTCCAACCGGTGAAAGAGCCGCCGCGTCGAGTAGTAGAGAAACACGGCGACCGTGAGCGGGGCGACGAACCGGTATCCGATGAATCCCACGATAAGCGCGACCGCGAGACCGAAGAGGGCGATGACGAACCGCTTCTCGTCCATGGCCGCTCGTCTCGGTCTCCCAACATAAACCATGCGCCTGATCCCGGACGAACCCCAGTCGCGGTCGCGGGCGACCGGCGGTCGGTCCCGGTCTTGTCGGACGATCGGCGGTCAGCCTCGGTCTCGTCGGACGATCGGCACCCGACCGGTCGTCAGTCGTCGTCGGCGTCTGCCGACCGCCCGACCTCGTCGCCGTCGCGCCGGTCGTCGACCCCGCGGGCCTCGATCGCCCGCTCGAATCGGTCCACCTGTTCGCGGTGCAGCGAGAGGATCATGTCCGCCAGGAAGCCGAAGATCAGCAGTTGGACCCCGAGGATCGCCGCGCCCACGGCGCCGATGGAGACGATCTCGTGGGTGATCCCGTACGCGAACCACTCGTAGAGGACGTACGCGGTCATGAGCGCGCCCGCCGCCGTCGACACCACACCGACGCTGCCGAAGTAGAACAGGGGGTTGTTCGTCTTCGCCTTGCGGTATAGCTCGAGGAAGATCACGCCTCCGTCGCGGATCGGGTGGAGGTTGGTCGCGGAGCCGCCAGGGCGCTCGCGGTAGGTGATCGGGACGACGGCGACGGGGACTTGATTCTTCACGCACTCGACGGCCATCTCGGTCTCGATCCCGAACCCGTCGGCGGTGAGGTGGAGCCGGAGGAACGACTCCCGGGTGAACGCCCGATATCCGGAGAGGATGTCTCGGTAGCCCTCGCCGTGGATCGTGCGGAAGGCGACGTTGATGATCCGGTTCCCGATCCGGTTCAGCCGGGTCATCGCTCCCGGGCGCATGTCGGCGAACCGGTTCCCGATGACGTGCTCGGCCTCGCCGTCGAACAGGGGGTCGAGCATCGCGTCGACGTCGCCCGCGTCGTACGTCGCGTCGGCGTCGGCCATCACGACGTACGGCGCGTCGATGTGGTCGCGCACCGCCTCGCGGACGGCCTGCCCCTTCCCGCGACCGGACTGCTCGGCGACGCGGGCGCCGGCCTCGCGGGCGGCCGCTCGCGTCCCGTCGGTGGAGCCGCCGTCGATCACGAGGACCTGCTCGATCCCGACGTCGCGGAAGGCGTCGACGACGCGCGCGACCGTCTCGGCCTCGTCCATCGTGGGCAGCAGGACGCAGACGTCGTCGTAGTCGCTCATGGCGGGTTGACGGTGGGGGAGTTCCTAAACTCTGCCCTTCCGACGCGAGGGACCCGCCGACCGAGCGGACCGTTCGGCGCGACGGACCCACCGACCGAGCGGACCGTTCGACCTATCGCCCCCGCGGGGAGCGCTCGGGCCGGTCCGTCGACCCTCGTGGCCGGTCCTGCGGCCACCCATACGCTCATGTATCCGACGATAGATCGTGTGACTATGTCGCAGCCACCCGACTCTCACGTCGACGAACTGCTCAGTGCGACGCGGACGGCGATCGGCGACGAACTCCGGAGTCTCACCTACTTCACCGAGGAGGACGTCACGCAGCTGTACCTCCGCAGCGATCTGAGCCGGACCGCGGACCTCGTCGGCTTCGCTGAGAACGAGCGCCAGGGGTTCCACTCGCAGTCGCTGTACGCCAACACGCAGCTCGGGGACTACCAGTTCACCGTTCGCGTGTTCGAGAACGGGTACCTCACGCGGGTCATCGCCGGGGAACACGGGGTGTGGGTGACGACCGACTCGATGGAGATGGACCGGTTCGAGGAGCTCACCAGCGCGCTCTCCTCAATCCTCCAGTCGTTCGACCCCGCCTAAGCGGGCGGCGCCGGATCCGGGCCCGCACCCGGCGGAGACGAGCGGTCACTGGAGGTGACTCCGCAGCTCCGGGACCAACTCGTCGGGGTCGACCGGCTTGGTGACGTAGCCGTCCGCGCCGGCCTTCACCGCCTCCATCATCTTCTCTTTCTGGTCGACGCTCGTGCACATCACGACCACGGCGTCCGGCCACCGGTCTTTGATCGCCTGCGTCGCCTCGATGCCGGTCATCTCCGGCATGACGACGTCCATCGACACGGCGTCCGGTTCGTACGCCTCGAACAGGTCGACCGCCTCTGCGCCGTTCTCCGCCTCGCCGACGACGTCGAACGACCCCTCAAGCGCGTCCCGGACCACGGTCCGCTGGAACGAGGAGTCGTCGACGACGAGCACCCGCTCGGTCATGGCGATCGATCGGGGGGTGGACGGCATAAGCGCGCGGATCGATCGGCGATCCCTGGCGTGACCGTTTGGAATCCCTTGTATATTCGATCAAGCGTATAATGAACATAGGAACAACGTTAAGGTGGATCCCGCGGTACCGTCTTCCATGGAAACGCGGAAGGTCCAACGGCTGGGTCCGTCCACGCTGGCGATGACGCTCCCCGCCGAGTGGGCACAGGAACACGGCGTCAACAAGGGCGACGAGGTGTCGCTGCGGATGGGTGGAAAGGGAACGCTCACCGTCCTCCCCGAGTCGGTCAGCACGGAGGAGTCGGAGGCGGTCATCAACGCCGACGGGCTCGACGCGAGGTCGCTGGAGCGGGCCATCGTGGCGCAGTACGTCCTCGGGCGGCGCGTGATCCACGTCCGGAGCGAGGGCACGCTCGACAGCGAGCACATCAACGCCGTCTACAAGGCCGAGACGCAGCTGATGGGACTCGGCGTCATCGAGGAGACGCCGGAGGACATCTCCATCCGCTG is drawn from Halorubrum sp. CBA1229 and contains these coding sequences:
- a CDS encoding cell division protein FtsZ, with translation MRLHVIGLGGAGGRIADRLAADHGGDRFLQGINAFDTDAAALDSLRSLDESRRYRFGDAADGSGLDGDLHAGRRLGEAHASELGRVMDDENPSIAEAFVLVVGLGGAAGAGAAPALAEELSRLYDAPVYAVGLLPTPAESAASEVDPVRGSATDPGEREPRRPLAEKNAARTLDALSDRCAAVFPFDNDAWLRPGETLADARDRLNEVVVERTAALFGAGESDAGTSTPQQVLDASDVARVLGDDGELAAVGHAAQAVDPPESGSRFGLGLFGSDEPAEVDASAAVSAIETAIRKATRGKSTVEVREGRADRTLLVVGGPPPWLNRQAIADGRRWIAEETGSDAILSGDAPDPDGEAVFAVVLRSGIDEPARIREIRESIA
- the aglJ gene encoding S-layer glycoprotein N-glycosyltransferase AglJ; protein product: MSDYDDVCVLLPTMDEAETVARVVDAFRDVGIEQVLVIDGGSTDGTRAAAREAGARVAEQSGRGKGQAVREAVRDHIDAPYVVMADADATYDAGDVDAMLDPLFDGEAEHVIGNRFADMRPGAMTRLNRIGNRIINVAFRTIHGEGYRDILSGYRAFTRESFLRLHLTADGFGIETEMAVECVKNQVPVAVVPITYRERPGGSATNLHPIRDGGVIFLELYRKAKTNNPLFYFGSVGVVSTAAGALMTAYVLYEWFAYGITHEIVSIGAVGAAILGVQLLIFGFLADMILSLHREQVDRFERAIEARGVDDRRDGDEVGRSADADDD
- a CDS encoding NADH-quinone oxidoreductase subunit D, with protein sequence MSLERPDTTDDAVPERTPDELEALLGDLVVDRDDHLNAPGFVIRPDTVQETLSILKEQAGYDHLSVVTAQEYENRYESIYHLKKFDDPTQEVSVVVPADKDDPVSESAEPVFRTADWHEREAYDLIGIEYDDHPDLRRILLPETWQGHPLSMDYDKDRPQIATLPEHANPLQEHHKDAESDTMFLNIGPHHPATHGVLHLKTILDGEQVVDVEPDIGYLHRSEEQMAQSGTYRHQIMPYPDRWDYISAGLLNEWAYARAAEDLADIEVPEYAQVIRTMGAEMCRIAAHMLALATFALDVNGDFTATFMYAINDRERVQDLLEDLTGQRLMFNYFRLGGVVWDLPEPREEFFSKTRDFLDQLPESVEEYHNLVTSNEIFQMRTIDTGILPPDVAKDYGATGPVARGSGIDYDLRRDDPYGYYDELDWDVVTEDGCDNFSRLLVRMREVEESAKIIEQCVDLLEDWPEDERTIQANVPRTLRPDDDAEIYRAVEGAKGELGIYIRSDGTDKPGRFKIRSPCFSNLQTLPEMANGEYIPDVIAALGSLDIVLGEVDR
- a CDS encoding NADH-quinone oxidoreductase subunit H, whose amino-acid sequence is MGTAPAQLFPEFLVETFGLPGVLGEVVAALIAAAVVGNIVLAFTGVAGPWAKRKITAAFTDRIAVNRIGPFGLLIIPASAVQLLAKELIVPEGVDRPSWDIAPIILPASALLGFSVIPMGRLGPINFHLADPEVGFALVFAFASIASISLVMAGYASNNKYSLLGGLRAVAQNLAYEIPLIVTAMSVVIFAGTLQMSGIVGAQTTTLVTIAGIDIPAWYAFVNPFAFVLFLTANMAEIGRNPFDIPEAPTEIVAGYQTEYSSAYFVLFYLGEFVHIFLGGAILAVTFLGGASGPGPESIGFIWFVVKIWGFFLFTQWARSALPRVRIDQLIEIGWKGMLVLSFANLVLTAVIVGVIA
- a CDS encoding 5-(carboxyamino)imidazole ribonucleotide synthase, with product MSITLPGPTLGVVGGGQLGRMIGEAVARLGVEVVVLDPTPDCPAAPVVSDQIVGDFDDPDAVHELASRVDALTFEIELADPELLAVASAEHDVPVQPDPGTLETIQDKLVQKEALADAGIPVPEFVAVATAEGLERVVEEFGGVMLKAREGGYDGRGNVPVENPADAADALDEVGGNAMAEELLDFEREIAVMGLKGADGETRTYPVTETIHREEILRESVAPARADDAVVAEAESVARDVLEFLDGRGVYGIELFETREGEVLVNEIAPRPHNSGHWTIEGARTSQFENHVRAVLGWPLGPTDLVAPAVTANVLGDVDETEPATLRGVDAVLAAPDADLHWYGKDDARPLRKMGHLTATVGSDDATADGDVDRDALLSRARALRDELTFRDA
- the purE gene encoding 5-(carboxyamino)imidazole ribonucleotide mutase, coding for MTTVQDLIDRIEAEAAADADPETTPDVGIIMGSDSDLPVMEGAYEALDELGFAEQTDFGDAPDARFTYESYVVSAHRTPELMYAYGETARARGLDVIIAGAGGKSADLPNMTASIAYPIPVIGVPVQEKSVDSVIGMPTGAPIVAVDAGKSFNAALSAAQVLAREHDAIEDRLVAYHEDLKGGVAADSADLHDLGIDGFRARGEE
- a CDS encoding AI-2E family transporter — its product is MDEKRFVIALFGLAVALIVGFIGYRFVAPLTVAVFLYYSTRRLFHRLERFRLPARVRAVVSLSLIGVPLIGLLSYTVLLSLIEARRFIERYPVAETVGAENSWVGDLAQLSNPTLEGVVAAYRSGQLDPLIEFVSEQAGLLASTLGGLALNLLIVVVVTYYLLLDGSKFHEWLLRFDDDAVVREYLETVDAELEAVLYGNLLNVIAISIIAVVTYTAYNVIAPAPVEVPYPALAGALTGIASLIPVIGMKIVYLPLAAAASVPTVLGGDFALLAYVAGFLVVAAVVVDTIPDIVLRPYFSGKTTHVGLLMLAYIFGPVVFGFHGLFLAPIVLVLALTFADTALIRLLGADPDETGTDGRSAAVSRGQRRLDEF
- a CDS encoding NADH-quinone oxidoreductase subunit B gives rise to the protein MSSDQPFITDESQVVTETRDARMTGQGDRFNSRLREAFGSSPFILTKFDKFLNWCRGSSMFMLQFGIACCSIEMMHTYAVKHDLDRFGSGVPRASPRQADVMIVPGTIVSKFAPRMKRVYDQMPEPKFVVGMGSCTISGGPFQEGYNVIKGAEEVIPIDIHVPGCPPRPEALVYGVVKLQERVANGEAAPVTVKPYELEEFSDLERDELVDKLADQIDDDELVMRYNFADSP
- a CDS encoding response regulator; amino-acid sequence: MTERVLVVDDSSFQRTVVRDALEGSFDVVGEAENGAEAVDLFEAYEPDAVSMDVVMPEMTGIEATQAIKDRWPDAVVVMCTSVDQKEKMMEAVKAGADGYVTKPVDPDELVPELRSHLQ
- a CDS encoding NADH-quinone oxidoreductase subunit A, which codes for MSDWIAIGALAAVGLLIPIGMMTVSALLRPSVPETGKSTTYESGETPTGGTKIRFNIQYYMVALLFVVFDIETVLLFPWAVIYRPAIEAGVPMTALLWPMLAFVGILAIGLVWAWRSGAISWARSPRASRRKTERDLN